A window of Pseudomonadota bacterium contains these coding sequences:
- a CDS encoding NAD(P)/FAD-dependent oxidoreductase: MTRTDSIGDTRSVTIVGAGLAGSLLAIYLARRGFAVELFERDPDPRTLADGNEGRSINLALANRGIAALRGVGLQHRVGAIALPMAGRMVHLPGQEPTLLPYGQSSAEVIYSVHRSELNQTLLDAAERTRRVRCHFRQRLDNLDLTGGVGHFVDESSGREYQLPLGPTIGADGVGSRVRRAIESVTGGASRSDLLDHGYREFQIAPDDNGRHAMSPGALHIWPRGELMLIALPNTDGSFTATLFMAREGATSFASFKEPVAMARFLEDAFPDVAARLEAPNAKQPTVGVLGSLYCNPWHHEGNALVVGDAAHAIVPFHGQGMNCAFEDVAELDRCITDSTHWSQAFRRFQVRRQDNARAIAEMALENYHEMRSAVADPGYRLRRALEQALERRFPERFVPRYSLVMFRQLDYSRAQERGRINLSILHALTEDISSLEDVDWARAETLVERSLEPLSPA, from the coding sequence ATGACGCGGACAGACTCCATCGGCGATACGCGGTCGGTCACTATCGTCGGCGCCGGTTTGGCCGGCAGCCTGCTGGCAATCTACCTGGCGCGCCGCGGCTTTGCCGTCGAGCTATTCGAGCGTGATCCTGATCCGAGGACACTCGCTGACGGCAACGAAGGCCGATCCATCAACCTGGCGCTGGCCAATCGTGGCATCGCGGCGCTCCGGGGAGTCGGCCTGCAGCACCGGGTCGGCGCTATCGCGCTGCCGATGGCCGGTCGGATGGTCCATCTGCCCGGTCAGGAGCCGACGCTGCTGCCGTATGGGCAAAGCAGCGCAGAGGTGATCTATTCGGTCCATCGCTCGGAGCTGAACCAAACCCTGCTGGATGCCGCCGAACGCACTCGGCGGGTGCGCTGTCACTTTCGCCAGCGCCTGGACAACCTCGACCTGACCGGAGGCGTCGGACATTTTGTCGACGAAAGCTCCGGCCGGGAGTACCAGCTGCCGCTCGGCCCCACGATCGGTGCTGACGGCGTGGGCTCGCGCGTCCGGCGGGCCATCGAAAGCGTCACCGGCGGCGCCAGCCGCAGCGACCTGCTCGATCATGGCTACCGGGAATTTCAGATTGCTCCCGACGACAACGGCCGGCACGCGATGAGCCCTGGGGCGTTACACATCTGGCCCCGAGGCGAGCTGATGCTCATCGCGCTTCCCAACACCGACGGCAGCTTCACCGCCACGCTGTTTATGGCGCGGGAGGGCGCCACCTCATTCGCCAGCTTCAAGGAGCCCGTCGCCATGGCTCGATTTCTCGAAGACGCGTTTCCGGACGTCGCCGCCCGGCTTGAAGCGCCAAACGCCAAGCAGCCCACGGTTGGGGTCCTGGGCTCACTCTACTGCAACCCCTGGCACCATGAGGGCAACGCCCTGGTGGTCGGAGACGCCGCCCACGCCATCGTGCCGTTCCACGGGCAGGGGATGAACTGCGCGTTTGAGGACGTCGCCGAACTCGATCGATGTATCACCGATTCGACGCATTGGTCCCAGGCCTTTCGACGCTTCCAGGTGCGCCGGCAGGACAACGCACGCGCGATTGCCGAGATGGCGCTGGAAAACTATCACGAGATGCGCAGCGCGGTGGCCGATCCGGGCTACCGCCTGCGGCGGGCACTCGAACAGGCGCTGGAACGTCGTTTCCCAGAGCGCTTTGTGCCGCGCTATTCCCTGGTGATGTTCCGCCAGCTGGATTACAGCCGTGCGCAGGAGCGCGGTCGGATCAATCTGAGCATTTTGCACGCCCTGACCGAGGACATCAGCTCGCTGGAAGATGTGGACTGGGCGCGCGCCGAAACGCTGGTTGAGCGATCACTTGAGCCGCTCAGCCCAGCCTAG
- a CDS encoding SUMF1/EgtB/PvdO family nonheme iron enzyme, giving the protein MTTKRHIRLEPYAGRLAALLIVLISGAGPVWAQTGDSASSEGSAAPGPAPERRPARLGDSLAVDPGQEWTPGTQSPADRSDELRRKLSLGRNALDAGNLLTPFDASALNYFRQALAVDPGNAEAEAGLDTVAQRLIDSASQQLAAGNRRAAQATATTVSEFRPRSPALAELRDRLDRTGRLEALSASLEAAQTAGVLLMPLESSALGVLDQMLLLDPQNAAALAGAESLLASVSEQVLAAAQSDDYQTAFELLDLTDSAAAATESQVIDPAQLAALREQVTARQADGWRSDLAELERLLASDELAQVEQGLVALASTGYPGDLQPLQARVERRRLILSYEPGSIFADNLGTGISGPSMVVIPSGRFFMGSPAGEEGRNEREGPTREITFNLPFALARTEITVAQFAAFVAATGYQTAPERGGASQVYDGDSGGFSEASVTFRDDYSGDPADGDLPAIHVSWDDASAYARWLSEQTGQSYRLPSEAEFEYAQRAGTTDPYYWGEGSPPDALENLTGARDQFRDWSWPNAFSRYGDGFWGPAPAASFQPNPWNVHDLGGNVLEWTADCFEDSLENTPGDGRAWQVRPCSNRSLRGGGWAVAPTMARSASRASASAQRASPLVGFRVARDL; this is encoded by the coding sequence ATGACAACAAAACGACATATCAGGCTGGAGCCCTACGCAGGACGGCTGGCGGCTCTGCTGATCGTTTTGATCAGCGGTGCAGGACCGGTTTGGGCTCAGACCGGCGATAGCGCCAGCTCCGAAGGTTCGGCCGCTCCAGGCCCAGCGCCGGAACGGCGCCCGGCGCGCCTGGGCGATTCACTTGCGGTCGATCCTGGCCAGGAGTGGACACCCGGCACGCAATCTCCGGCTGATCGCAGCGACGAGCTCCGGCGTAAGCTCTCGCTCGGCCGCAACGCCCTGGACGCCGGAAACCTTCTCACGCCCTTCGACGCGAGTGCCCTCAACTATTTTCGCCAGGCTTTGGCTGTGGATCCTGGCAATGCCGAGGCGGAAGCCGGCCTGGATACGGTGGCGCAGCGCCTGATCGACAGCGCCAGTCAGCAGCTCGCTGCCGGCAATCGGCGGGCGGCGCAGGCGACCGCCACCACGGTTTCGGAGTTTCGTCCCCGTTCTCCCGCGCTGGCTGAGCTTCGAGATCGGCTCGATCGCACCGGTCGGCTCGAGGCCCTGTCCGCCAGTCTGGAGGCGGCGCAGACCGCCGGCGTGCTGCTGATGCCGCTGGAAAGCAGCGCACTTGGGGTGCTGGACCAGATGCTGCTGCTGGACCCGCAGAACGCCGCGGCCCTTGCCGGAGCTGAGTCGCTGCTGGCCTCGGTATCTGAGCAGGTGCTCGCCGCCGCCCAGAGCGACGATTATCAAACCGCGTTTGAGCTGCTCGACCTGACCGACTCCGCGGCGGCGGCAACCGAGAGTCAGGTCATCGATCCGGCGCAGCTGGCGGCGCTCCGTGAGCAGGTCACGGCTCGACAGGCTGATGGCTGGCGCTCTGACCTGGCGGAGCTTGAACGCCTGCTGGCAAGCGACGAGCTGGCGCAGGTGGAGCAGGGCCTCGTCGCACTGGCCAGCACCGGCTACCCTGGGGATCTCCAGCCGCTGCAGGCTCGTGTCGAGCGGCGCCGTCTGATTCTGAGCTACGAGCCGGGCAGCATCTTCGCGGACAACCTGGGTACCGGAATCAGCGGTCCGAGTATGGTCGTGATCCCGTCGGGTCGATTCTTTATGGGTTCACCCGCCGGCGAGGAGGGCCGAAACGAGCGGGAGGGGCCAACCCGGGAGATCACGTTTAACCTTCCATTTGCGTTGGCCCGGACGGAGATTACGGTGGCGCAGTTTGCGGCTTTTGTGGCGGCGACCGGCTATCAGACTGCCCCGGAGCGAGGCGGTGCTAGCCAGGTCTATGACGGGGACAGCGGTGGCTTCAGCGAGGCCAGCGTGACCTTTCGCGACGATTACTCCGGCGATCCGGCGGATGGGGATCTGCCGGCGATCCACGTGTCGTGGGACGATGCGAGCGCCTACGCCCGCTGGCTTAGCGAACAGACCGGGCAAAGCTATCGACTGCCGTCAGAGGCGGAGTTTGAGTACGCCCAGCGAGCCGGTACCACTGACCCCTACTATTGGGGTGAGGGTTCACCACCGGATGCATTGGAGAATTTGACCGGCGCCCGTGATCAGTTTCGCGACTGGAGCTGGCCCAACGCCTTCAGCCGCTACGGTGACGGATTCTGGGGGCCCGCCCCGGCGGCCAGCTTCCAGCCGAATCCCTGGAACGTTCATGACCTCGGCGGCAATGTGCTCGAGTGGACCGCCGATTGCTTTGAGGATTCGCTGGAAAACACCCCCGGCGACGGTCGCGCGTGGCAGGTCAGACCCTGCAGCAATCGATCGCTGCGCGGCGGCGGCTGGGCCGTGGCGCCGACCATGGCCCGCTCAGCCAGCAGAGCTTCCGCGTCAGCCCAGCGAGCCAGCCCGCTCGTTGGCTTCCGGGTTGCCCGCGACCTGTAA
- a CDS encoding S8 family serine peptidase produces MTRKIGLLNGLLAVVTSLAAASAAARDPVEPEVMPGRYIVEFSDPPVALFDGRRAADGTWLMAPTRAKSGPLEPEAGNVKEYRAYLERESTKAMADGELRLARELRPRYRYDLLTNGVSLDLSADEAAELAVVDGVKRVYPAKIQRPSTDSGPVWIGAPEAWGASGTMGEGVVVGVIDSGVNWDHPAFADVGGDGYDHDNPRGRQFGLCGNAQVRCNDKLIGVYDFTQEGARLGQDTDGHGTHVASTAVGNVRTSNVVGNTASIQLDVSGVAPHANLITYKVCLADDPATPEDENFCVLDAILAALEQIVVDQVPVVNYSIGGSSSNPWGDSDTRAMLAARAAGTLIVTSAGNSGSEPGTITSPANAPWMLAVANSTHNRRFQNVLDSMTGGNAAPPPDLAGVGFTGPFGPVPIVYAGDFGNALCGSGEAELQSSCDAHTGRTNPFAPGTFNGEIVVCDRGTYGRIEKGFNVRAAGAGGYVLANTAAQGESTVSDDHCLPATHLGRRDGDELRAWLNAGGEELRARIAGQGVVVDDALGDRVSASSSRGPDAFVPGVIKPEVAAPGSNILAAGLTGNTSSFKSGTSMASPHVAGSAALLLGVRPDLTPSQLHSLLVSSAINNGMIDSNGTSLADAFDVGAGRVNPEEALRAGLTFDITRRDFDLADPGLGGDPGSLNLPMLASSRCVGSCSFVRTVQALDGGQWSARVVSDDGVTGQVTPASFSLAAGESQSLNIELDVSGAGSIGESVTGLVVLSSSEADVAAQRIVFQLTAAAGDLPEVFRISTPSNRGSEQVDLAGLIALPQARFDTLALDRANVLNRSLAADNTNSDPYDNVVQGAFFVTRTVNEAGTLLYAQTGADNPATDLDLFVGRDLNGNARPDAEEEICRSTSPTAVEVCLTMIDEPGRYWILLQNWRASETGAIDAVSLTVAAPTPSSDRSLVATGPGNVEFQQSFPVRLTWDQGQMVPGELWVGALLPRAADNLPPLGVIPVALSRLSDGSGGSSGSPDLLTREPLLLQPDQSTELTLAPHQGHARLFIDVPASATELTLDLEAPGDIQWELRSQARAFDPPSVVPADSAAQVVASGSGGGRTVAPVTAGRYYLVPINQSGSHQRMTVSMAMERQPPQQLEGAGGDAANGPLPGLWFNPARDGAGFNLNQVDNQLILEWYTYLEDGTPTWYLAQGPYTPGDDFWEADLNQFSWDGAAARPTVVGAVSLTFESARNAIFNFQLHGRSGSEPYQVIISDLSCASNGATVARTGLWYVPELPGFGYSILSAAGDQVHVNYLYGPTGLPRWVLGQGSAQDGALSLAQFSGFCPSCAAVPVSSQPVGENRLIYNSSASGSVNTELEFAPPLAGVWQQAGTLSNLTPLPECN; encoded by the coding sequence ATGACTCGGAAAATTGGTTTGCTCAACGGCCTGCTGGCGGTGGTCACATCGCTTGCAGCCGCCAGCGCGGCAGCGCGCGACCCGGTCGAACCGGAGGTGATGCCGGGCCGTTATATCGTCGAATTCAGCGACCCGCCCGTGGCGCTGTTTGACGGACGCCGCGCGGCGGACGGCACCTGGCTGATGGCGCCAACCCGCGCCAAAAGCGGACCGCTCGAGCCCGAGGCCGGGAACGTCAAAGAATACCGGGCATACCTGGAGCGGGAGTCGACCAAGGCGATGGCGGACGGTGAGCTCCGCCTCGCGCGCGAGCTGCGTCCCCGCTACCGCTACGACCTGCTGACCAACGGCGTTTCGCTGGACCTTTCGGCCGACGAAGCCGCTGAGCTGGCGGTGGTCGACGGCGTCAAGCGTGTCTATCCGGCGAAGATCCAACGACCCAGCACCGACTCCGGACCGGTTTGGATCGGCGCACCGGAAGCCTGGGGTGCCTCCGGCACGATGGGCGAGGGCGTGGTGGTCGGCGTGATCGACTCCGGCGTCAACTGGGACCACCCGGCTTTTGCGGACGTTGGCGGTGACGGGTACGACCACGACAATCCTCGAGGGCGGCAATTTGGGCTTTGCGGCAACGCGCAGGTGCGCTGCAACGACAAGCTCATCGGGGTGTATGACTTCACGCAGGAAGGCGCCCGCCTGGGTCAGGATACCGACGGCCACGGCACCCACGTCGCGAGCACCGCGGTCGGCAACGTGCGCACGTCCAACGTTGTGGGCAACACCGCTTCCATCCAGCTGGACGTTTCGGGCGTGGCCCCGCACGCCAACCTGATTACCTATAAGGTCTGTCTGGCCGACGATCCGGCGACGCCGGAGGACGAGAACTTTTGTGTGCTCGACGCCATACTGGCCGCGCTTGAGCAGATTGTGGTGGATCAGGTGCCCGTCGTGAATTATTCGATCGGCGGCAGCTCGTCCAACCCCTGGGGGGACTCGGACACCCGAGCGATGCTGGCGGCCCGCGCTGCGGGCACGCTGATAGTCACTTCCGCCGGCAACAGCGGCAGCGAGCCGGGGACCATCACGTCGCCGGCCAACGCGCCGTGGATGCTAGCGGTCGCTAACTCGACGCATAACCGTCGTTTCCAGAACGTCCTCGACAGCATGACCGGCGGCAACGCCGCTCCGCCGCCGGATCTTGCCGGCGTTGGCTTCACCGGACCGTTTGGGCCGGTTCCCATCGTTTACGCCGGCGACTTTGGCAACGCGCTGTGTGGCTCAGGTGAGGCAGAGCTTCAGTCGTCCTGTGACGCTCACACGGGCCGCACCAATCCGTTTGCGCCCGGGACATTCAACGGTGAAATTGTGGTCTGCGATCGGGGCACTTATGGACGCATTGAAAAAGGCTTCAACGTCCGTGCGGCCGGGGCCGGCGGCTACGTCCTGGCCAACACGGCGGCGCAGGGTGAGTCGACGGTATCCGATGACCACTGTCTGCCGGCGACCCATCTGGGTCGGCGCGACGGTGATGAGCTTCGCGCCTGGCTCAACGCTGGCGGTGAGGAGCTGCGCGCCCGGATTGCAGGCCAGGGTGTGGTGGTTGACGACGCGCTCGGCGACCGCGTTTCCGCCAGCAGCTCGCGCGGGCCTGACGCGTTTGTCCCCGGCGTTATCAAGCCCGAGGTGGCGGCCCCCGGATCCAATATTCTGGCTGCCGGCCTGACGGGAAATACCTCTTCGTTCAAGAGTGGTACCTCCATGGCGTCGCCCCACGTGGCCGGCAGCGCCGCGCTTTTGCTCGGCGTGCGGCCTGACCTGACGCCGAGCCAGCTGCACTCGCTGCTCGTCAGCAGTGCGATTAACAACGGCATGATCGACAGCAACGGCACGTCTTTGGCTGACGCGTTTGACGTCGGCGCCGGCCGGGTCAATCCGGAGGAGGCCCTGCGAGCCGGCCTGACGTTCGACATCACGCGACGAGATTTTGATCTCGCCGACCCCGGCCTGGGCGGTGACCCCGGCAGTCTGAACCTGCCGATGCTGGCCAGCAGCCGCTGTGTCGGCAGCTGCAGCTTTGTCCGTACCGTGCAGGCGCTCGACGGCGGGCAGTGGTCGGCGAGAGTGGTCAGCGACGATGGCGTAACCGGGCAGGTCACACCCGCCAGCTTCAGCCTGGCCGCTGGCGAAAGCCAGAGCCTCAACATCGAGCTCGACGTGTCCGGGGCCGGGAGCATCGGCGAATCGGTTACGGGGCTGGTGGTCCTGAGCTCGTCGGAAGCGGACGTGGCGGCGCAGCGTATCGTCTTCCAGCTGACGGCCGCCGCGGGCGATCTGCCGGAGGTGTTTCGAATCAGCACGCCATCCAATCGCGGCTCGGAGCAGGTCGACCTGGCGGGGCTGATCGCGTTGCCTCAGGCCCGCTTCGACACGCTTGCGCTGGACCGGGCCAACGTCTTGAATCGATCCCTTGCGGCTGACAATACCAACAGCGACCCCTACGACAACGTCGTGCAGGGGGCCTTCTTTGTGACTCGAACGGTGAACGAAGCGGGCACGCTGCTGTACGCGCAGACCGGTGCGGACAACCCCGCCACCGATCTGGACCTGTTTGTGGGTCGGGACCTCAACGGCAACGCGCGACCTGATGCGGAAGAGGAGATCTGTCGCAGCACCTCACCAACCGCCGTCGAAGTCTGCCTGACGATGATCGACGAGCCCGGCCGCTATTGGATTTTGCTGCAGAACTGGCGGGCCAGCGAAACCGGCGCGATCGATGCAGTTTCGCTGACCGTGGCCGCGCCGACGCCGTCGTCCGACCGCTCGCTGGTCGCCACCGGCCCGGGCAACGTCGAGTTCCAGCAGTCGTTTCCGGTGCGCCTGACGTGGGACCAAGGTCAGATGGTACCCGGTGAACTGTGGGTGGGCGCTTTGCTGCCCCGCGCCGCAGACAATCTGCCCCCGCTGGGCGTGATACCCGTGGCGCTGAGCCGGCTTAGCGACGGCAGCGGCGGCTCGTCGGGCAGTCCTGATCTGCTGACCCGGGAGCCTCTGCTGCTGCAACCGGATCAATCGACGGAGCTAACGCTGGCACCTCACCAGGGGCACGCCCGCCTGTTTATCGACGTGCCGGCCAGCGCCACCGAGCTGACGCTCGATCTTGAAGCGCCGGGTGATATTCAGTGGGAACTGCGAAGCCAGGCGAGGGCATTTGATCCGCCGTCGGTGGTTCCGGCTGACAGCGCCGCCCAGGTGGTGGCGAGCGGCAGCGGCGGCGGTCGAACGGTGGCACCCGTCACGGCCGGGCGGTATTACCTCGTGCCCATCAACCAAAGTGGAAGCCATCAGCGCATGACCGTCAGCATGGCGATGGAGCGGCAGCCGCCCCAGCAGCTCGAGGGCGCCGGCGGTGACGCTGCCAACGGCCCGCTACCGGGTCTGTGGTTCAACCCGGCTCGCGACGGTGCCGGTTTCAATCTGAATCAGGTGGATAACCAGCTGATCCTCGAGTGGTACACCTACCTCGAAGACGGCACGCCCACTTGGTACCTGGCGCAAGGTCCCTATACGCCGGGTGACGATTTCTGGGAGGCTGACCTCAATCAATTCAGCTGGGATGGCGCGGCCGCGCGGCCGACTGTCGTTGGCGCCGTTTCCCTCACGTTCGAATCGGCACGCAACGCGATCTTTAATTTCCAGCTTCACGGGCGCAGCGGCAGTGAACCCTATCAGGTCATCATCAGTGATCTAAGCTGTGCCTCGAACGGCGCGACCGTGGCTCGTACCGGCCTGTGGTATGTCCCCGAGCTCCCGGGTTTTGGGTACTCCATCCTGAGCGCTGCGGGAGACCAGGTACACGTGAACTATCTCTACGGACCCACGGGCCTGCCTCGCTGGGTGCTGGGACAGGGCTCAGCGCAGGATGGGGCGCTATCGCTGGCGCAGTTCAGCGGCTTTTGCCCCAGCTGTGCCGCGGTGCCGGTCAGCTCGCAGCCCGTCGGCGAAAACCGCTTGATCTATAACTCCAGCGCAAGCGGAAGCGTCAACACCGAGCTGGAATTTGCCCCGCCGTTGGCCGGGGTTTGGCAGCAGGCGGGCACGCTCAGCAACCTGACACCACTGCCGGAATGCAACTGA
- a CDS encoding formylglycine-generating enzyme family protein: protein MSRVLLTSTFTDGPSTAADAGVVPATDPQVRGVAISLVLAAALLSMPATGRAQAEAAEARIAEGSLPAVVPTVDPRPRRLGDSLNVDNSQEWTPQLSSGSRNTRSSVLEGQIREARRALAGGDIMTPETGALDRFRAILELDPGNATAISGIADATTALAARTTKAYADGDREGAAERLSELRAIDPLHPAVERVSQLLLKDSQIGELLNAAADATEAGRLLGEGGAKVAYDAALALEADHPAALAGLAGLERLMLARAAELTRSQKFAAARELLERALSVRSDPEEKVVAQRVATDGAERVMFNDRRRQIQKLADDGEYELASQQLSQLRTLGFSEPVTALENQIKGGQLVLAYAPGSTVEDQGSADGQALLREAVVVPRGRFLMGSPENEEGRSEREGPRQPVRFILPYALAPTEVTVAEFREFVRATDYRTDAEKSGGSTVFDPAAGGVVERKRVTWEMDYRGRPAKSTLPVVHVSHNDARAYVAWLSASTGERYRLPSEAEFEYALRAGSTSTYWWGEGAPKRRQENLTGARDQLDGLRWPTAFRRYGDNHWGPAPVASFDANPFELFDMGGNVSEWVEDCYQADLSRLPKDGSAFDTDSCELRVLRGASWASQPLAARSAFRAAARPIAASCLVGFRVLREL from the coding sequence ATGAGCAGGGTGTTGCTCACTTCGACTTTCACGGACGGTCCGTCGACCGCTGCCGACGCTGGCGTGGTGCCAGCGACAGACCCGCAAGTACGCGGCGTGGCTATTTCGCTGGTGCTGGCGGCGGCGCTGCTATCGATGCCGGCAACGGGCCGTGCCCAGGCGGAAGCTGCGGAGGCGAGAATCGCCGAGGGCAGTCTGCCCGCGGTGGTGCCCACCGTGGATCCTCGCCCTCGGCGGCTCGGCGATTCGCTCAACGTCGATAATTCCCAGGAGTGGACGCCTCAGCTGAGTTCTGGCAGCCGAAACACTCGATCTTCGGTGCTGGAGGGCCAGATCCGCGAGGCTCGCCGAGCGCTAGCCGGCGGCGACATCATGACGCCGGAGACCGGAGCCCTGGATCGGTTTCGGGCCATCCTGGAGCTCGACCCCGGCAACGCCACGGCCATCAGCGGAATCGCTGACGCGACAACGGCACTGGCGGCACGCACCACCAAAGCCTACGCCGACGGCGACCGTGAGGGTGCGGCGGAACGTCTGTCAGAACTTCGCGCCATCGACCCGCTGCATCCGGCGGTTGAGCGAGTTTCTCAACTCCTGCTGAAGGATAGCCAGATCGGTGAGCTGCTGAATGCGGCCGCTGACGCCACGGAGGCCGGTCGGCTGCTGGGTGAGGGCGGCGCCAAAGTGGCATACGACGCGGCGCTGGCTCTCGAAGCGGACCATCCGGCTGCGCTAGCTGGGCTCGCTGGCCTGGAACGGCTGATGCTGGCGAGGGCCGCTGAGCTGACGCGAAGCCAGAAGTTTGCCGCGGCCCGGGAGCTGCTCGAACGCGCGCTCTCGGTGCGCTCCGATCCCGAAGAAAAGGTGGTTGCCCAGCGGGTGGCCACCGACGGCGCGGAGCGCGTGATGTTCAACGATCGTCGCCGGCAGATCCAGAAGCTCGCAGATGACGGGGAGTACGAACTGGCGTCGCAGCAGCTTTCCCAGCTTCGAACGCTGGGCTTCTCCGAGCCGGTGACGGCGCTGGAGAACCAAATTAAGGGCGGTCAGCTGGTACTGGCGTACGCGCCCGGCTCAACGGTGGAAGATCAAGGCAGCGCCGACGGCCAAGCGCTGCTTCGCGAGGCGGTGGTGGTGCCCCGCGGCCGCTTTCTGATGGGGTCACCCGAGAACGAGGAAGGCCGTTCTGAGCGCGAGGGACCGCGTCAGCCGGTGCGCTTTATCCTCCCTTACGCCCTGGCGCCGACGGAGGTGACGGTGGCGGAGTTTCGCGAATTTGTGAGGGCGACTGACTACCGCACAGACGCTGAAAAGAGCGGTGGCTCCACGGTCTTCGATCCGGCCGCTGGCGGCGTAGTAGAGCGCAAGCGGGTGACCTGGGAGATGGACTATCGTGGTCGACCCGCGAAATCTACGCTTCCTGTGGTCCACGTCTCACACAATGACGCCAGAGCCTACGTGGCGTGGCTGAGCGCCTCGACGGGTGAACGCTATCGCCTGCCTTCGGAGGCCGAATTTGAATATGCGCTCCGGGCTGGCTCCACGAGCACCTATTGGTGGGGGGAAGGTGCCCCGAAGCGACGCCAGGAAAACCTGACCGGCGCGCGCGATCAGCTCGACGGCCTGCGCTGGCCCACAGCGTTTCGACGCTACGGTGACAATCATTGGGGGCCAGCGCCGGTCGCCAGTTTCGACGCCAATCCCTTTGAGCTCTTCGACATGGGCGGCAACGTTTCCGAATGGGTCGAGGACTGTTACCAGGCGGATCTGTCCCGACTGCCCAAGGACGGCTCAGCCTTCGATACCGATTCGTGTGAGCTGCGGGTCCTGCGAGGCGCGTCGTGGGCCAGCCAGCCCCTGGCGGCTCGCTCCGCGTTCCGGGCCGCCGCACGGCCGATCGCCGCCTCCTGTCTGGTTGGGTTTCGAGTCCTGCGCGAGCTGTAA